The window GCATCGATGCGCTGGAACTACGCCGGCGCAACATCGTGCGCGATGGCGATGCCAATCCGATGGGCGAGAAGTGGCAAAATATTCTAATGGGCGAAGTGTTGGAGCGCGCGGTCAAAACCGCTAACTGGGGCAAAAACGGCGGCAAGAAAAAGCGCGGCTTTGGGTTGGCGCTTTACGACCGCGGCGCGCCGGAAGGTAAAGCCAGCTCGGCGTTGACGCTGCATGGCGACGGCCGTGTAATGATTCTCACCGGCGTGCCTGACGTCGGTCCGGGCTATTACACCGTCAGCCAACAAATCGTTTGCGAGGTGTTGGGCTTGCCCACTGAAAAAGTCGGCGTCGAGTACACCGACACGGACAGCTTGCCCTTCGATCCAGGGACCGGTGGCAGCAAGCAGACCAATACTTCCGCTCACGCCGTCTATCAGTCGGCACGCGAAGTGAAAGAGCGGCTGCTGCGAGTGGCGGCGCGCCAGCTGGGCTGCAGCTTCGAAGAAATCAAACAGGACGGCGGCAAGCTTACAGCGCCGAACAGGAAAGCGACCACGACGGAAAACATGGTCAAGCTCCTGGTCAAGGAAAATGGCGGCCCGGTGTTTCACCTGAGCAACTATGCGCCGCAGAGCGGGCCGAAGGTCACGGGCTATGCTTGTCAGGTGGCGGAAGTAGAAGTCGACATCGACACCGGCGCCTTTCAGGTCGTCAATTTCGTCTCCTGCCATGACACCGGCACGGTGCTCAATCACTTGACCTTGACCGGTCAAATCGACGGCGCGGTGGTGACCGGTTTTGGTTTCGCGACCATGGAGGAAAACCCCATCGTCGACGGCAAAGTCTCGACGCTGACACTGGGCGAAGCCAAGCTGCCCTGCATTCGCGACGTGCCGCCGCTGAAAACCGTCTTGGTCGACACGCCGACTGGTCCGACGCCGTTTGGCGGTAAAGCGATCGCGGAAAATCCCAACGTGCCGACCGCGGCGGCGATTGCGAACGCAGTGGCGGACGCCTGCGGAGTGCGGATTTATGATTTGCCGTTGACGGCGGAGAAGATTTATCGGGAGTTGCATAAGCATTGATCTGGTCGTCTCGATGTAGGGGCAACCCTTGTGGTTGCCCGTTCGGAGGTAGGCAGATGGCCTGCCCCTAGATCTGATGACGTTGGGTAAATTCTGTGGACCCTATCCAAATGGAGGTCGTCTACCGGGCGACCATACAGATTGCCAAAGAGCTGTCGCTCAACATGCTGCGCACTGGCTACTCGTCGGTGATCAAGGAGAGCCAGGACTTCACTTTCTCGATTCTCGACGCGCAGGGGCGTATGGTCGCGCAGGGCGTGCCGCAACCGCTCCACATCGGCGGGATCTCGGCGCAGACCCAGGAAGTCTTACGCAAGTTCAAAGACCGCATGGCGCCGGGCGACGCCTATGTTCTCAATCATCCCTACCAAGCCTGTCAGAACCATGCGACCGATGTGACGATCATCTCGCCAGTATTTTTTCGCGGCGAGCTGGCCGCCATGGTTGGCAACACGGCGCACAAGCCCGACCTCGGCGGCAAAGTACCGGGCACCAATTCGCCAGACGCCACCGACTTGATGCAGGAAGGTCTGCTGATCCCGGCGCTGCGTTTATATCGCGACGAAAAAGTTAACGAAGACATCAAGGAAATCATCTGGGCCAACACGCGCACACCGGAGGTGACCTGGGGCGATATTTCGGCGCAGGCGCAGACCAACTTTTACGGCATTAAAAAATTAACCGAGTTGTTCGAGAGCTACGGCAAAGACGAAGTGCTCGCTTGTTGGGAGCGCTGGATGGAGATTTGCGAGCAGGAGTTGCGCAAAGAAATTGAGAAAATTCCGGACGGTGTTTATGGCCCGTACGAAGATTTTCTCGACGACGATGGCATCGAGTTTGACCGCGAATATCGCATTGCAGCGACTCTGACAGTTAAAGGCGATGAGCTATTCTTAAAGCTCGAAGCCTCGCCGCAGGCGCGCGGGCCGATCAATCTGCGACCCTGCGTGGCGCACTACATGCTGACGAGCTATATCTCGGCGGCGCTCTGCCCTGATCTGCCGCTGAATCAAGGAGTCTCTCGGCCCATTCATATTGCATTTCCGGCGGAAGGAACGATTTTAAATCCGCGCTATCCGGCGGCGGTGAACATGTATGTGCGGCCGAGCCAGATTTTGAATACCGTCGTTGGCATGGTGCTCGCGGACGCCGTTCCTGACAAAGTCGGCGCGCCGGACAGTGGCACCGGTGGCTCCTGTTCGTTCTCTGGGCGCGACGACCGCGACAGCCGTTGGTTTTCGCTCTACGATATCTGTCGCGGCGGCGCCGGCGCCCGGCCGCGCTCGGATGGCGTGAGTGTGCTCGATTCTTTCGTCGTCAACGTGATGAACACGCCGGTGGAAATGGTCGAAGCGGAGTTTCCGATCCGCATTCGCCGTTATGAACTGCACGAAGAATCTGGCGGCGCCGGCAAATACCGCGGCGGCATGGGCATCCGGCGCGACTGGGAAATGCTCTGTGAAGAATCGACGGTGAATTTGCGCAGCGATCGCTTTCTCCATTCCGCGCCGGGGATCGACGGTGGCATGTCGGCAAAGCCGTCGCAGGCGTGGTTGAATCCGGACACGGCGAATGCCAAGCCGCAGCGCTCGAAAGTATCCAAGCTGTTATTGAAGAAGGGCGACGTATTCTCAGTGAAATATGGCGGCGGCGGTGGCAGAGGTAAGCCGTTTGAGCGGCCGGTCGAGCAAGTGTTGGAAGACGTTTGTAACGGTTACATCAGCAGAGAGACAGCGCGCGAGGTTTATGGTGTGGTGGTTGTGGAAAATTCAGCAGAAGTCGACGAAGTGGAAACACAAAAGTTGCGCGGTTGAAGTCGGTACTCCGAACTTCGATTCCTGCCCCGGTCTCGGGGGAAGGTTAGGATGGGGGCCGATGTGCCAGTACTGCCCACGCGTTGGTGAGACGCTGCGCAACGAAGAAACCATCCATTGTGTCATCCTGAGCGTCAGCGAAGGATCTGCTTTCTTGCGCGGTTTCAGGAAGCAGATTCTTCGCCTTCGGCTCAGAATGACATGTTGCGACGTAGCCGCTGAGGAAGAAGACGAGAAATCAGCCGCGTCGAACGAGGTCGTTGGAAATTGACATGAGTCTCCGAGTAGGCATCGACGTCGGCGGCACATTCACGGATATCACCGTGCTCGACGAAGCGAGCGGTGAGATCCGTGAAGTACGCAAAGTCCCGTCCAATCCGCAGCGGCAGATCGAAGTCTTCGATCGGATCCTCGACGACCTGAGCAAGAAGTTCGGCGCTGACTCGGTTTCTTACCTGCTGCATGGCTCGACCCATGCGCTCAATGCCATTCTTGAAGAGAAGGGCGCCGTGACCGGTTTGCTCGTTACCGAAGGGTTTCGCGACGTTTACGAAGTGGCGCGGCAGTGGAAGGGCGATGAGGTGATGAATATCCTCTATCCCGGCGCCAAGCGATTTATTCCCCGGAAGCGCGTCGCGCAGGTGCGCGAGCGCATGGACTTCGCGGGCAATGTTTTGCTGCCGCTCGACGTCGCGAGCTTAGATCGCGCCATCGATGAGTTGGCGGCGCAAAACATCGAAGCGCTGGCGGTGGTGTTTCTCCATTCCTATGCCAATCCCGCTCATGAAAAGCTCGCCGCCGAGCATATTCACAGGCGGCTGCCTAATGTTTACTTGTCGCTGTCCTGCGAGGTGAATCCGCTCTGGCGCGAATACGAGCGCACTTGCTCGACCGTGATCAACAGCTACGTCGGGCCGCAGATGGGGCGTTATCTAGCGCAGTTGGAACAGTCGGCAAAAAAGCGGCTGCCTTCGGCCTATCCATTGGTGATGAAATCGAGCGGCGGTGTTGGCACGCCGTCGTTTCTTGGCCGGTTTCCAATTCATACCTTGATGTCGGGGCCGGTGGCGGGCGTCGTCGCCTCCCACGCTCTTGGGGAAAATCTCAATCGAAAGAACTTGATCGGCATCGACGTCGGCGGAACAAGCTGCGACGTGTCGCTGATTCCCGGCGCGCCTCTGTTTCGCGGCGAATGGGCCATAGGCCGCCACGCGGTGCGCGTCGACTCGGTCGAAGTGGACAGCATCGGCGCCGGCGGCGGCAGCATCGCCAAAGTGCGCTACGGCAGCGTGCTGCAAGTGGGGCCGGAAAGCGCTGGCGCCAATCCCGGGCCTGCTTGCTACAAGCGCGGTGGCGTGGAGCCGACGTTGACCGACGCGCTGGTTGAGCTGGGCCAGCTGAATCCATCAGTCCTGTTGGGCGGCGATATGGCTATCGATGACGCGCTGTCGACGCAGGCGATTCGCGCGAAAATCGCCGAGCCGCTCGGGCTTTCCGTAAACGACGCGGCCTTGGGCATCGAGCGCGTGCTGGTGTCGAACGTGGTCTCTGCTATGCGTACGATGACAGTGGAGCGCGGTTACGATCCACGCGAATTCAGCTTGGTTGCATTCGGCGGCATGGGGCCGACGGTGGGCACCGCCGTGGCGCGA is drawn from Deltaproteobacteria bacterium and contains these coding sequences:
- a CDS encoding hydantoinase B/oxoprolinase family protein, producing MEVVYRATIQIAKELSLNMLRTGYSSVIKESQDFTFSILDAQGRMVAQGVPQPLHIGGISAQTQEVLRKFKDRMAPGDAYVLNHPYQACQNHATDVTIISPVFFRGELAAMVGNTAHKPDLGGKVPGTNSPDATDLMQEGLLIPALRLYRDEKVNEDIKEIIWANTRTPEVTWGDISAQAQTNFYGIKKLTELFESYGKDEVLACWERWMEICEQELRKEIEKIPDGVYGPYEDFLDDDGIEFDREYRIAATLTVKGDELFLKLEASPQARGPINLRPCVAHYMLTSYISAALCPDLPLNQGVSRPIHIAFPAEGTILNPRYPAAVNMYVRPSQILNTVVGMVLADAVPDKVGAPDSGTGGSCSFSGRDDRDSRWFSLYDICRGGAGARPRSDGVSVLDSFVVNVMNTPVEMVEAEFPIRIRRYELHEESGGAGKYRGGMGIRRDWEMLCEESTVNLRSDRFLHSAPGIDGGMSAKPSQAWLNPDTANAKPQRSKVSKLLLKKGDVFSVKYGGGGGRGKPFERPVEQVLEDVCNGYISRETAREVYGVVVVENSAEVDEVETQKLRG
- a CDS encoding hydantoinase/oxoprolinase family protein is translated as MSLRVGIDVGGTFTDITVLDEASGEIREVRKVPSNPQRQIEVFDRILDDLSKKFGADSVSYLLHGSTHALNAILEEKGAVTGLLVTEGFRDVYEVARQWKGDEVMNILYPGAKRFIPRKRVAQVRERMDFAGNVLLPLDVASLDRAIDELAAQNIEALAVVFLHSYANPAHEKLAAEHIHRRLPNVYLSLSCEVNPLWREYERTCSTVINSYVGPQMGRYLAQLEQSAKKRLPSAYPLVMKSSGGVGTPSFLGRFPIHTLMSGPVAGVVASHALGENLNRKNLIGIDVGGTSCDVSLIPGAPLFRGEWAIGRHAVRVDSVEVDSIGAGGGSIAKVRYGSVLQVGPESAGANPGPACYKRGGVEPTLTDALVELGQLNPSVLLGGDMAIDDALSTQAIRAKIAEPLGLSVNDAALGIERVLVSNVVSAMRTMTVERGYDPREFSLVAFGGMGPTVGTAVARALGINEVIVPQSPGNFSAYGMLLSDLRYDLVITRLMVLSEDHLKMVAAELGALERDARKELCNQGAVDAKIAAQWLLDLRYRGQAYELAVPIAHDAGALSMDKIRDDFGVVHERRYGHRADDEEIEIVNLRVSAAYSLGKPRVGEFAASAQQRADAAYRDVQFFSGRRKTPVLDRKKLAPGFAMEGPVIIEEKTSTVVVEPEWRVSVDRQGNLVLGLRK